GCCGGTGGTGCCCGTGTCCTCGAAGACGGGGGAGGGGCTGGACGCGCTGCGGGCCGCGCTCACCCGTGCGGCCCGGGGGCTGCCCTCGCGCCCCGCGGAGGGCCCCGCCTTCCTGCCGGTGGACCGGGCCTTCACCATCAAGGGTTTTGGCACGGTGGTGACGGGCACGTTGCTGTCGGGCACCTTCGCGGTGGAGGACGCCGTCTCGCTGCTGCCGGGCCTGCCGGGCCCGTTGCGGGTGCGTGGGCTGCAGATGCACGGCGAGGCGGTGCAGAAGGTGGCGGCGGGCCAGCGCACCGCGGTGAACCTGACGGGCGTGGAGCCCGAGGCGATCGCGCGCGGCATGGTGCTGGTGAAGGCCGGCGAGGTGCCCGAGACGCGCATGCTGGACGTGGAGCTGAGCCTGCTGCCTGCGGCGGAGGAGGGACTTCCCAAGCGCCGCAAGCTGTTGCTGCACCTGGGCACCGCGCAGGTGGAGGCCACGGTGGCGCTGTTGGACTTGGAGAAGCTGGAGCCGGGAGAGACGGCGCTCGTGCAGTTGCGGCTGTCCGAGCCGTTGGCGGCGTTGCCGGGCCAGCGCTTCATCCTCCGGGGCTCGCGCGCGCTGCCGGGCCGGGGCGCCACGCTGGCCGGTGGGCGCGTGCTGTCCATCACCCCGCCGCGCCGCCGCAAGGGAGGCTCCGAGGTGGTGGCCCCGCTGCTGGAGGCGGACGCGGGAGGCCAGGTGACGTGGTTGCTGCGCCACGCGGGCTACCGGGGCCTCACGCAGCAGGAACTCTTCGCCCGCTCGGCGCTCGCGCCCAAGGTGCTCTCGCGGACGCTGGAGTTGCTGGGCGCGCGGGGCACGGCGCTGCTGGTGGACCGGGAGAAGCGGCTGTACGTCTCGGGCGAGGTGTTCGAGGGCCTGCAGGCGCGTGCCCTGGCGCTGCTCGCGGCCTTCCACGAGCGGGAGCCGCTGCGCGAGGGCCTGTCGCGCGAGGAGCTGCGCCAGCGGTTGTCGGGCGAGCTGGACGCGCGCCTCTTCACGCGGGTGGTGCAG
The sequence above is drawn from the Archangium gephyra genome and encodes:
- the selB gene encoding selenocysteine-specific translation elongation factor; its protein translation is MIIGTAGHIDHGKTSLVKALTGIDTDRLKEEKRRGITLELGFAHLKLDDGTVAGVVDVPGHERFVKAMVAGAGGVDLAVLVVAADEGVMPQTREHLDICRLLGVKAGVIALTKSDLLAELGAEWRALVEADLATLVGGTFLEGAPVVPVSSKTGEGLDALRAALTRAARGLPSRPAEGPAFLPVDRAFTIKGFGTVVTGTLLSGTFAVEDAVSLLPGLPGPLRVRGLQMHGEAVQKVAAGQRTAVNLTGVEPEAIARGMVLVKAGEVPETRMLDVELSLLPAAEEGLPKRRKLLLHLGTAQVEATVALLDLEKLEPGETALVQLRLSEPLAALPGQRFILRGSRALPGRGATLAGGRVLSITPPRRRKGGSEVVAPLLEADAGGQVTWLLRHAGYRGLTQQELFARSALAPKVLSRTLELLGARGTALLVDREKRLYVSGEVFEGLQARALALLAAFHEREPLREGLSREELRQRLSGELDARLFTRVVQALTDAGKVEVDKEVVRLKGRGRTLSLDEDAARTRLVADLSAAGLAPPTLNELAERLRLPAARVQELLKVAVAEGRVVRVSEELFFDTGALAGLKERLVAHLREKKEISTQAFKELVGQSRKFVIPLSEYFDREKVTLRVGEKRVLRRA